The genomic DNA CTCGGTGCCCGGTGTCGGGATACGGCGGCCGTCGGCGAACTGCGTCTGTGCGACCTCGATTCCGCACACCTTGCCCGCATCGTCTCCGACGAACCGCGTCGTCGAGGCCAGATACCGCCTGGTTCCGCCCTCCTCGTGTGAGGATTGGACCTCGAAGATCCGCGGCACCGTCGGCCACGGCGAGTCGGCACCGCGGTCGACCGGCGGCTGGGCGCCGATGGCCAGGGTCGTCACCGAGGCGGCTCCCTGGCGCAGAGCCGTGCCCAGGCAGTCCGCTCCGGTGTCGCCGCCGCCGATGATGACGACGTGCTTGCCGGCCGCATCGATGAACTGTGCCGAGTCGGCCTCCGAGGACGCCTGTGCCCGGTTGGACGGGACGAGGTAGTCCATCGCGAATTCGATTCCGTCGAGTCCGCGCCCCGGCAGCTCCATATCGCGCGGCACGGTGGCACCGGTCGCCACCAGCACCGCGTCGAAGCGAGTCTGCAGTGCGGCGAAGTCGATGTCGCGGCCGATCTCGACTCCGGTTTCGAACCGAGTGCCTTCGGCACGCATCTGGGTCAGTCGGCGGTCGATATGGTGCTTCTCGAGTTTGAAGTCCGGGATGCCGTAGCGCAGCAGTCCGCCGAGGCGGTCCTCGCGTTCGAAGACGACGACCGTGTGCCCGGCTCGGGTCAACTGCTGAGCGGCGGCGAGTCCGGCCGGTCCGGAGCCGATGACGGCGACGGTGTGCCCGGTGATCCGGTCGGGGACGACGGGGGTGATGAGTCCGGCCGCGAAACCGTCGTCGACGATGGAGACTTCGACCTGCTTGATCGTCACGGCGGGTTGGTTGATGCCGAGCACGCAGGCGTTCTCACACGGTGCCGGGCAGGCCCGGCCGGTGAATTCGGGGAAGTTGTTCGTCGCGTGGAGCAGTTCCACGGCGCGGGAGAGCTCCCCGCGATACATGGCGTCATTGAACTCCGGAATGAGGTTGCCCAGCGGGCATCCTTGGTGGCAGAAGGGCACTCCGCAGTCCATGCAGCGGGAAGCCTGTCGGC from Brevibacterium sp. JSBI002 includes the following:
- a CDS encoding glutamate synthase subunit beta; protein product: MADPRGFLTTTERELPARRPVPIRLMDYSEVYEKGDPAQLRRQASRCMDCGVPFCHQGCPLGNLIPEFNDAMYRGELSRAVELLHATNNFPEFTGRACPAPCENACVLGINQPAVTIKQVEVSIVDDGFAAGLITPVVPDRITGHTVAVIGSGPAGLAAAQQLTRAGHTVVVFEREDRLGGLLRYGIPDFKLEKHHIDRRLTQMRAEGTRFETGVEIGRDIDFAALQTRFDAVLVATGATVPRDMELPGRGLDGIEFAMDYLVPSNRAQASSEADSAQFIDAAGKHVVIIGGGDTGADCLGTALRQGAASVTTLAIGAQPPVDRGADSPWPTVPRIFEVQSSHEEGGTRRYLASTTRFVGDDAGKVCGIEVAQTQFADGRRIPTPGTEHVVPADLVLLALGFSGPETAQIDLEAGAGGAFDRAEDYAAQPGVFVAGDAGRGQSLIVWAIAEGRAAAAEVDRFLTGSTRLPAPVRPTDEGFKC